A genomic segment from Helicobacter sp. NHP19-012 encodes:
- the hemJ gene encoding protoporphyrinogen oxidase HemJ yields MQTLYLWLKIVHILAVISWMAALLYLPRLFVYHRENHDKPEFVAVVRVQEARLFNGIATPAMVLSILSGLGLFYILGGLDLFHYGWVHLKLLFVLLLLHFHFMCRKWMRALKNEGTYKSSRFFRVMNEVPTACMAVIVFAVVGKFF; encoded by the coding sequence ATGCAAACCCTGTATCTGTGGCTTAAAATCGTGCATATCTTAGCCGTCATCTCGTGGATGGCAGCTTTGCTTTACTTGCCCCGTTTGTTCGTCTACCACAGAGAAAACCACGACAAGCCCGAGTTTGTAGCGGTGGTGCGGGTGCAAGAGGCGCGCTTGTTCAACGGCATTGCCACGCCCGCCATGGTGTTAAGCATCCTTAGTGGTTTAGGGTTGTTTTATATTTTGGGCGGGCTAGATTTATTCCACTATGGTTGGGTGCATTTAAAACTGCTCTTTGTGCTCTTGCTTTTGCATTTTCACTTTATGTGCCGCAAGTGGATGCGCGCGCTCAAAAACGAGGGGACTTATAAAAGTTCGCGCTTTTTTAGGGTGATGAATGAAGTGCCGACCGCGTGCATGGCGGTGATTGTGTTTGCGGTGGTGGGGAAATTCTTTTAA
- the flgA gene encoding flagellar basal body P-ring formation chaperone FlgA yields the protein MRLLLFILLSLPLMAEGLLEQAIRQAYNNFYAKYPLKIQAVQVSLASGNPATLEQILKRAKSPQDLNLQLRTPQFLSQEGLLHLSLQNQSVWVRYKIKATIQVYKSKSMLRKDQNLDPSNTYQVSVPFTRFFAMPIDSSYINNSSARSFLAANTLLSIDKVGAQILVYKHEIFHATLREGAISLETSLQALENGVLDQVIQALNVESKKVVQVKITGFLKGEVL from the coding sequence TTGAGGCTCTTACTTTTTATCCTACTCAGTTTGCCCCTAATGGCTGAGGGGCTTTTAGAGCAAGCGATCAGGCAAGCCTACAATAACTTTTACGCCAAATACCCCTTGAAAATCCAAGCGGTGCAAGTAAGCCTTGCCAGCGGTAACCCCGCCACTTTAGAGCAAATTTTAAAACGCGCCAAAAGCCCACAGGATTTAAACCTACAGCTGCGCACTCCCCAATTTTTGAGCCAAGAGGGCTTGTTGCATTTAAGTCTACAAAACCAAAGCGTGTGGGTGCGCTATAAAATCAAAGCCACGATCCAGGTCTATAAGAGCAAGAGCATGTTAAGAAAAGACCAAAACCTAGACCCCAGCAACACCTACCAAGTGAGTGTCCCCTTCACCCGCTTTTTTGCCATGCCCATCGACTCGTCTTACATCAATAACTCTAGTGCAAGGAGTTTCTTAGCCGCCAACACGCTTTTAAGCATCGACAAAGTCGGGGCACAAATTTTAGTTTACAAGCACGAGATTTTCCACGCCACGCTAAGAGAGGGGGCGATCTCTTTAGAAACTTCTTTGCAAGCCTTAGAAAATGGAGTTTTGGATCAAGTGATCCAAGCGTTAAATGTGGAGAGTAAAAAAGTCGTGCAGGTGAAAATCACGGGGTTTTTAAAAGGGGAGGTGCTGTGA
- a CDS encoding ATP-dependent helicase, whose translation MNAQSLLAPLNSAQREAVLHIDGPLLILAGAGSGKTKTLTTRLAYLIGSVGVRPENTLTLTFTKKAAHEMQERAMALLGTQHKPYKLKLSTFHSFGCAFLRKYMGVLGRTKDFIVKKPEELKKELKHILLPYKNNSNFPWQDDSHFLGHLFKNFLRIKNHLIKWEDCYPDVKKAFRAYGEYLEKQNWVDYDDLIALPHLILEETPTLARQISEYYQYISVDEYQDTNPLQFKLLKQLCSTHENLCVVGDDDQSIYGFRGADISNILDFQNRFPRAKVIKLEQNYRSTPEILSCANELIAHNQYRHQKTLFSQKSQGGAHTIKAKHFPNTLEEQGFILKKILECAAKGIPYEEIAILYRFNCLAEDIEKTLRQAKIPYTLVGQTGFFERAEIKDRLAYLRTLANPHDDSALLRLLSKVKGLGKGSVEKIQCICAQNACSIAKAYQSHLLQGLPSKAHARLQEFFTLLDALSLQATHLSKPKQALELFNAYAYMDDGEQTDEEVLERLQALKTMFLDFVTESLALESCVSVQDFLDQSVLETPAIHSKNSKGVKCMTVHASKGLEFSVVFLVGFEEGFFPYGTKEADIEEERRLGYVAITRAKEEFYICSTKERAYFRQKQVNLSPSRFVEEAKLAPAPILHVGDCVHHSHYGFGLIKHIEEGHLQVFFTHGLVWLRPNSVKKIVL comes from the coding sequence ATGAATGCCCAAAGTCTACTTGCCCCTCTAAACTCTGCCCAAAGAGAAGCTGTGCTCCATATTGACGGACCCTTATTGATTTTAGCCGGAGCAGGCAGCGGTAAAACCAAGACTCTAACCACCCGCCTAGCTTACCTCATCGGCTCTGTGGGGGTGCGCCCTGAAAACACGCTCACTTTAACCTTCACCAAAAAAGCCGCCCATGAAATGCAAGAGAGGGCGATGGCATTGCTCGGCACACAGCACAAACCTTATAAACTCAAACTCAGCACTTTCCACAGCTTTGGTTGCGCTTTTTTGAGAAAATACATGGGAGTGTTGGGGCGCACAAAAGACTTTATTGTCAAAAAACCCGAAGAACTTAAAAAAGAACTCAAACACATTTTGCTCCCCTACAAAAACAATAGTAATTTTCCATGGCAAGACGATTCTCACTTTCTCGGTCATTTATTTAAAAATTTTTTGCGGATCAAAAACCACCTCATCAAATGGGAAGATTGCTACCCCGATGTCAAAAAAGCGTTTAGGGCTTATGGAGAATATTTAGAAAAACAAAATTGGGTGGATTATGACGACCTCATCGCACTGCCCCATCTCATCTTAGAAGAAACGCCTACACTGGCGCGCCAAATCAGCGAGTATTACCAATACATCTCTGTAGATGAGTACCAAGACACCAACCCCTTGCAATTCAAACTTTTAAAACAACTTTGCAGCACCCACGAAAACTTGTGCGTGGTGGGTGATGACGACCAAAGCATTTACGGCTTTAGGGGGGCAGACATCAGCAATATTTTAGACTTTCAGAACCGATTCCCCAGAGCTAAGGTCATCAAACTCGAGCAAAATTACCGCTCCACCCCTGAAATCCTTAGCTGCGCAAACGAACTCATCGCCCATAACCAATACCGCCACCAAAAGACCTTATTTAGCCAAAAGAGCCAAGGGGGTGCACACACCATAAAAGCGAAGCATTTCCCAAACACCTTAGAAGAACAAGGCTTTATCCTTAAAAAAATCCTAGAATGCGCCGCTAAGGGAATCCCCTATGAGGAAATCGCCATCCTTTACCGCTTTAATTGCCTTGCTGAAGACATTGAAAAAACCCTACGCCAAGCTAAAATCCCCTACACTCTTGTGGGACAGACGGGCTTTTTTGAGCGCGCCGAAATTAAAGACCGCCTCGCCTATTTGCGCACGCTGGCTAACCCCCATGACGACAGCGCACTTTTGCGCTTGCTTAGCAAAGTTAAAGGGTTGGGCAAGGGTAGTGTAGAAAAAATCCAATGCATTTGCGCGCAAAATGCTTGTAGCATCGCTAAGGCTTATCAATCCCATTTGCTCCAAGGACTCCCCAGTAAAGCCCATGCTCGCTTACAAGAGTTTTTCACCCTTTTAGATGCCCTATCCCTCCAAGCCACGCACCTAAGCAAACCTAAGCAAGCTCTAGAGCTTTTTAACGCCTACGCCTACATGGACGATGGAGAACAAACAGATGAGGAAGTTTTAGAACGCTTACAAGCTTTAAAAACCATGTTTTTAGACTTTGTGACTGAATCTTTAGCATTAGAGAGCTGTGTATCCGTGCAAGATTTTTTAGACCAGAGCGTGTTAGAAACTCCAGCCATCCATTCAAAAAATTCTAAGGGGGTCAAGTGCATGACCGTGCATGCCTCTAAAGGTTTGGAGTTTAGCGTGGTTTTTCTCGTGGGCTTTGAAGAGGGCTTTTTCCCCTATGGCACAAAGGAGGCGGACATTGAAGAAGAGCGCCGTTTAGGCTATGTCGCCATCACAAGAGCGAAGGAAGAATTTTATATTTGTAGCACTAAAGAGCGCGCGTATTTTAGGCAAAAGCAAGTCAATTTGAGCCCATCCCGTTTTGTGGAAGAAGCCAAATTAGCCCCCGCCCCCATTCTACATGTGGGCGATTGCGTGCACCACTCCCACTATGGCTTTGGCTTGATTAAACACATTGAAGAGGGGCACTTGCAAGTCTTCTTCACGCATGGACTTGTGTGGCTTAGACCAAACTCTGTTAAAAAGATCGTGCTTTGA
- a CDS encoding carbon-nitrogen hydrolase family protein produces the protein MHLFLLQMASFEWEFIQKSVRQMPPNAVVVLPEYAATPFFLELLSLAPEKIDSHSQARLEQLQLLSAKHQITFSVPLVLLKEQGLLKHIALISPQDTQFYSQQRLVNFEHWGEASFFANPQPTAFKTPPILEIEGIKIAPLFGYELHFDRLWVALQEAGVEVVLVSTASTFESFERWRCVLRSRAFCNSMLVARANRIGMVRENQNIPWRFYGDSLIALPNGNIASSLEGDLGVLHLEVHKAYLQAWAKEWGFRPPN, from the coding sequence ATGCATTTATTTCTACTACAAATGGCTAGTTTTGAGTGGGAGTTCATCCAAAAGAGCGTGCGCCAAATGCCCCCAAATGCGGTGGTGGTTTTGCCCGAGTATGCCGCGACTCCCTTTTTCTTGGAGCTCTTAAGTCTAGCCCCCGAGAAGATCGACAGCCACAGCCAAGCCCGCCTAGAACAATTACAGCTCTTAAGTGCCAAACACCAAATCACCTTTAGTGTCCCGCTTGTCTTATTAAAAGAGCAGGGCTTGTTGAAACACATTGCTTTAATCAGCCCACAGGACACGCAATTTTACAGCCAACAACGCTTAGTGAATTTTGAACACTGGGGGGAGGCTAGCTTTTTTGCCAACCCACAGCCCACCGCCTTTAAAACCCCCCCGATCCTAGAAATTGAGGGGATTAAAATCGCCCCACTCTTTGGGTATGAACTGCATTTTGATAGGCTTTGGGTGGCTTTGCAAGAGGCGGGAGTAGAGGTAGTGTTGGTTAGCACGGCTAGCACCTTTGAGTCGTTTGAGCGTTGGCGCTGTGTCTTGCGCTCAAGGGCATTTTGTAACTCTATGCTGGTGGCTAGGGCAAATCGTATCGGTATGGTGCGTGAAAACCAAAACATCCCATGGCGTTTCTATGGGGATAGTTTGATCGCCCTGCCAAATGGCAATATCGCCAGCAGTTTAGAGGGGGATTTGGGGGTGTTGCACTTGGAGGTGCATAAGGCGTATTTGCAGGCATGGGCTAAGGAGTGGGGCTTTCGTCCCCCAAATTAA
- the serS gene encoding serine--tRNA ligase, whose translation MIDKKRLLSDFEGVQENLAKRFLDPTILETLKEQLIAYKAKKQELEQAQEFQNKSSKLFFTYKDDPAKAQELKNALEANKVKIADLVAHTNTLEEELDALLHTIPNLLDPITPFGKDENDNVEIKRVLEPKTFSFTPKEHHELAQENGWIEFERGVKIAQSRFSVLRKEGALLSRALLNFMLDYNYKAGFEIVSPPILVNTQTLFGTGQLPKFKEDLFKVQEEDLYLIPTSEVSLTNLYADEILTAEELPILMTACTPCFRKEAGSAGKDTRGIIRQHQFDKVELVAITHPKESDAMQAKMLETASGILKALELPHRFMQLCSGDIGFSASNTIDIEVWLPGQNCYREISSVSNTRDFQARRAKIRYKENKKNTFVHTLNGSSLAVGRTLVALMENHQEQDGHIKIPKVLLPYLPSTF comes from the coding sequence ATGATTGATAAAAAACGACTACTTAGCGATTTTGAGGGCGTGCAAGAAAATTTAGCCAAACGCTTTTTAGACCCCACAATTTTAGAAACTCTAAAAGAACAACTCATCGCCTACAAAGCCAAGAAACAAGAGCTCGAGCAAGCCCAAGAGTTCCAAAACAAAAGCTCTAAACTCTTTTTCACCTACAAGGACGACCCCGCAAAGGCACAAGAGTTAAAAAACGCCCTAGAGGCGAACAAAGTCAAGATCGCAGACCTAGTCGCCCACACCAACACACTAGAAGAGGAGCTAGACGCACTTTTACACACTATCCCCAACCTACTAGACCCCATCACGCCCTTTGGCAAAGATGAAAACGACAATGTAGAGATTAAGAGGGTGTTAGAACCAAAAACCTTTAGCTTTACGCCCAAAGAACACCACGAACTCGCCCAAGAAAATGGCTGGATTGAGTTTGAAAGGGGCGTAAAGATTGCACAAAGCCGCTTTAGTGTGCTAAGAAAAGAAGGTGCGCTTTTAAGCCGCGCGCTTTTAAATTTTATGCTCGATTACAACTACAAAGCGGGCTTTGAAATCGTGAGCCCCCCCATTTTGGTGAATACCCAAACCCTCTTTGGCACGGGGCAATTACCCAAGTTTAAAGAGGATTTATTCAAGGTGCAAGAGGAGGATTTGTATTTGATCCCCACTTCTGAAGTGAGCCTTACGAATTTATACGCCGATGAGATTTTAACTGCCGAAGAATTGCCCATTTTAATGACCGCTTGCACGCCGTGTTTTCGTAAAGAGGCGGGCAGCGCGGGCAAGGACACAAGGGGCATTATCCGCCAGCATCAATTTGACAAAGTGGAGTTAGTGGCGATCACCCACCCTAAAGAGAGCGATGCCATGCAAGCTAAGATGTTAGAAACCGCAAGTGGGATTTTAAAAGCCCTAGAATTGCCCCATAGATTCATGCAACTTTGCAGCGGGGACATCGGTTTTAGTGCAAGCAACACAATCGATATTGAGGTGTGGCTACCCGGGCAAAATTGCTATAGAGAGATTAGCTCAGTGAGTAACACTAGGGATTTTCAAGCCAGACGCGCCAAAATCCGCTACAAAGAGAACAAAAAGAATACTTTCGTGCACACTTTAAACGGCTCGTCTTTGGCAGTGGGGCGCACTTTGGTGGCTTTGATGGAAAACCACCAAGAACAAGATGGGCACATTAAAATCCCTAAAGTGTTGTTGCCCTACTTGCCTAGCACATTCTAA
- a CDS encoding META domain-containing protein produces MQAELEQRIKNLDTKDISPDASMIKKDMKHLESDIKRDQTQKPPTLVRSPMGHIEFDQRQLRAYGMVYCNKYFFSYNFRDDDHLVLDDKGIARKVCGNEKLMAFELAFYNHLKGVFNITRGKNTLLLESPTMKIYMQH; encoded by the coding sequence TTGCAAGCCGAGTTAGAACAGCGCATTAAGAACTTAGACACCAAGGACATCTCTCCCGATGCGTCCATGATCAAAAAAGACATGAAGCATTTAGAGAGCGACATTAAACGCGACCAAACCCAAAAGCCCCCTACGCTGGTGAGAAGCCCTATGGGGCATATAGAGTTTGACCAACGGCAGCTAAGGGCCTATGGCATGGTTTACTGTAACAAGTACTTTTTTAGCTATAACTTTAGGGATGATGATCACCTTGTCTTAGACGACAAGGGGATCGCCAGAAAAGTTTGTGGGAATGAGAAATTGATGGCATTTGAGTTGGCGTTTTACAACCATTTGAAGGGCGTTTTTAACATCACAAGGGGCAAGAACACGCTTCTGCTCGAAAGCCCCACAATGAAAATCTACATGCAGCACTGA
- the ubiE gene encoding bifunctional demethylmenaquinone methyltransferase/2-methoxy-6-polyprenyl-1,4-benzoquinol methylase UbiE, with protein sequence MAKPTDKQQQIIGMFDSIAKTYDTANKVVSFKQDHKWRKESVQEALRHVYAFRGDLQGLSVADIACGTADMLLCVLERIAACKGSVASVCGIDPSAEMLRLAEQKIAASPFNQNARIRLDCLEAKNLRTLADNSVDLLSIAYGLRNVVERKEALKEFTRVLKKGGVLLVLEFMRQDKKGILGYLAHIYTSKILPFVGMLVSWNYKAYAYLPKSIERFISADELEEELSDVGLEVVQKSHYMYKSVSGIFAVKL encoded by the coding sequence ATGGCAAAGCCCACAGACAAGCAACAGCAAATCATCGGCATGTTCGACTCCATCGCCAAAACCTACGACACCGCAAATAAAGTCGTCAGTTTTAAGCAGGACCACAAATGGCGCAAAGAGAGCGTGCAAGAGGCCCTGCGCCATGTTTACGCCTTTCGAGGGGATTTACAGGGTTTAAGCGTGGCAGACATTGCCTGCGGAACAGCGGATATGTTGTTGTGTGTTTTGGAGAGAATCGCTGCGTGTAAGGGAAGCGTGGCAAGCGTGTGTGGGATCGACCCGTCTGCGGAAATGTTGCGCCTAGCCGAGCAAAAAATCGCCGCAAGCCCCTTTAACCAAAACGCCCGTATCCGCCTAGATTGTTTGGAAGCAAAAAACTTACGCACCTTAGCTGATAATAGCGTGGATTTGCTCTCCATCGCCTATGGGCTGCGTAATGTCGTGGAGCGCAAAGAGGCGTTAAAAGAGTTTACTAGGGTGCTAAAAAAAGGGGGGGTGTTGTTGGTGCTTGAGTTTATGCGCCAAGATAAAAAGGGGATTTTGGGCTACTTGGCGCACATCTACACTTCTAAAATCCTGCCCTTTGTGGGGATGCTTGTTAGCTGGAATTACAAAGCCTACGCCTATTTGCCAAAATCCATTGAAAGGTTCATCAGCGCAGATGAGCTAGAAGAGGAACTTAGTGATGTGGGCTTAGAGGTCGTCCAAAAGAGCCACTACATGTATAAAAGTGTGTCGGGCATTTTTGCGGTGAAACTCTAA
- a CDS encoding tetratricopeptide repeat protein — protein sequence MVDENQEQPQKNKTTNRKNDPSDLVEGEQNKSKSKNKFSAFLDQIKKFFNKENSLFNAKSPKEFLVRLHSYPRLYFSVLGGTGLVVLIVVGALITSFVAHEEHHEKKLSKNTEQQLSKLVQVEKSENSILDNLPTLKESSRIPLSNEEQVNTLIKKAEILYNHGQIDESLQVFSNISNISSSIANHNLGVIRMRKHDYAGALQAFNDALAIKGNDSVDAIDAMAAAFYINNMDLYTRYLKVAVDNMSEIEKQPIYSYVYALTLYYGGHYFETLSALTNPNSDLFNGDRQRLAAKIYLLFGDEASAITQLSATATPRDNKALGLLYARMGDYEQAIEYLQRYNERYKEDKDVLVALELIALKLGDFGAVQDILKALLYDINKSKHQEKILTDTYPIEPSPNAYFFDMNTIRKDFWSRNFKDGPGLPIDRVLFYYAPYKLVNIKSALGAIQEGVFFVDSSGSQDFTGAVNFLENGKYGSLADRHMIAGIKHLSLFHLRLALKEFELSLEDNPNSSVAHYDTGLIYAQLENFHKARFHFKKAYHLDPKNVLAGIFAVMSTRLDYRDPSALLKQITLDFQTLKFSDPTRHAFLSSFLSYLNGATDDDLNWMQKAKRPLSIYYALGVAYANRTHNKQRLVKNFAALKKMRPKNMLTSVFYEMMLKYHADIRQMLGAYAFLTNKKTNFEELIHGPLLARKMYIYMGFITGLLNQEEEELNARLSASNNQEMSTDLLRMLGLLHIFQKQYEKSIGIYNALIDKLGDHEMEVYELASLSYIALKRFDDAALLLEIGKSMDPGNYDVRYGLGLLYQRVGNLEASLNNFGAIKAHDFHSSYFDFYLRAPTNAQDLP from the coding sequence ATGGTGGATGAAAATCAAGAGCAACCCCAAAAAAATAAGACAACTAACCGAAAAAATGACCCTAGTGACCTTGTAGAGGGGGAACAAAACAAAAGCAAGAGTAAAAATAAATTCTCTGCCTTTTTAGACCAGATTAAAAAATTTTTTAACAAAGAAAACTCCCTTTTCAACGCTAAAAGCCCCAAAGAGTTTTTAGTCCGCTTGCATAGCTACCCTAGACTATACTTCTCTGTTTTGGGTGGGACGGGCCTTGTGGTCTTAATCGTTGTGGGTGCACTCATCACAAGCTTTGTTGCCCATGAAGAACACCATGAAAAAAAACTGAGCAAAAACACCGAACAACAACTTAGTAAACTCGTGCAAGTGGAGAAGAGCGAGAATTCGATTTTAGATAACTTGCCCACTTTAAAAGAGAGTAGCCGCATCCCCCTAAGCAATGAAGAGCAAGTCAACACTTTGATTAAAAAGGCTGAAATCCTCTACAACCATGGGCAAATCGATGAATCTTTGCAGGTTTTTAGCAACATCTCCAACATTTCATCGAGCATTGCTAACCACAATCTAGGGGTGATTAGAATGCGTAAGCACGACTATGCAGGAGCCTTACAGGCTTTTAATGATGCTTTAGCGATTAAGGGTAATGATAGTGTGGATGCCATTGACGCAATGGCTGCTGCCTTTTATATCAACAATATGGATCTTTACACCCGCTATTTAAAAGTGGCCGTGGACAACATGTCAGAAATAGAAAAACAGCCCATTTACTCCTATGTCTATGCCCTGACTCTTTACTACGGAGGGCATTACTTTGAAACCCTATCTGCCTTAACCAACCCCAACTCCGATTTATTCAACGGGGATAGGCAACGCTTGGCGGCTAAGATATATTTGCTCTTTGGAGACGAAGCCAGCGCTATCACACAACTGAGTGCTACCGCTACTCCCAGAGATAACAAGGCTTTGGGCTTGCTCTATGCGCGCATGGGCGATTACGAACAGGCGATTGAATACCTGCAACGCTACAACGAACGCTACAAGGAAGATAAAGATGTGCTAGTGGCTTTAGAGCTCATCGCACTCAAATTGGGGGATTTTGGTGCCGTGCAAGACATCTTAAAGGCTCTTTTATACGACATCAATAAAAGCAAACACCAAGAAAAGATTCTAACGGACACTTACCCAATTGAGCCATCTCCTAATGCGTATTTTTTTGACATGAACACCATCCGCAAGGATTTTTGGAGTAGAAATTTTAAAGATGGACCCGGACTGCCCATCGATCGGGTATTGTTTTACTACGCTCCCTACAAATTAGTCAATATTAAAAGTGCCTTGGGTGCGATCCAAGAGGGGGTGTTTTTTGTGGATAGCAGTGGGAGTCAGGACTTTACAGGGGCAGTCAATTTTTTAGAAAATGGTAAATATGGTAGCCTTGCCGACCGACACATGATCGCCGGGATCAAGCACCTGAGCCTCTTTCACTTACGCCTAGCGCTTAAAGAGTTTGAACTCTCGTTAGAAGATAATCCTAACAGCTCTGTGGCACATTACGACACGGGTCTAATCTACGCCCAGCTAGAGAACTTCCATAAAGCCAGATTCCACTTTAAAAAGGCTTACCACCTCGATCCTAAAAATGTCCTCGCTGGTATTTTTGCTGTCATGAGCACACGCCTAGATTACCGCGACCCTAGTGCCCTACTCAAACAAATCACTTTGGATTTCCAAACTTTGAAGTTTAGTGATCCCACAAGGCATGCCTTTTTAAGTTCTTTCCTCTCTTATTTAAACGGGGCGACCGATGATGATTTGAACTGGATGCAAAAGGCTAAGCGACCTTTGAGCATTTACTACGCCTTAGGCGTAGCCTATGCCAACCGCACCCATAACAAACAAAGACTAGTGAAAAACTTCGCCGCCCTAAAAAAAATGCGCCCCAAAAACATGCTCACAAGTGTGTTTTATGAGATGATGCTTAAATACCACGCCGATATCCGCCAAATGCTTGGGGCTTATGCCTTTTTAACCAACAAAAAGACGAACTTTGAGGAACTCATACATGGTCCGCTTTTGGCACGCAAGATGTATATCTACATGGGCTTCATCACAGGGCTTTTAAACCAAGAGGAGGAGGAGCTCAACGCCCGCTTAAGTGCTTCAAACAACCAAGAGATGAGCACAGATTTATTGCGCATGCTCGGCTTGCTCCACATTTTCCAAAAGCAGTATGAAAAATCCATAGGGATTTACAACGCCCTCATCGACAAGCTGGGCGATCACGAAATGGAGGTTTACGAATTGGCGAGTCTATCCTACATTGCTTTAAAACGCTTTGACGATGCCGCCTTGTTGTTAGAGATTGGCAAGAGCATGGATCCGGGCAATTACGATGTGCGCTATGGCTTGGGACTGCTTTACCAAAGAGTTGGTAATTTAGAGGCTAGCTTAAATAATTTTGGTGCGATTAAAGCCCATGATTTTCACTCTTCTTATTTTGATTTCTATTTAAGAGCACCCACAAACGCCCAAGATTTGCCATGA
- the mraY gene encoding phospho-N-acetylmuramoyl-pentapeptide-transferase yields the protein MLYYLYPLLHINLFQYLTFRSGMAFFLSFFGCVFVMPKFIAWAKAKKANQPISVYIPHQNKQNTPTMGGVVFIATTLVAALLTARLDNLFVLLGLFTLVGFGLIGVQDDYTKISRKSNAGVTSRYKFGMLALLAFFITLALLGLMQNKDLYFPFLKHPIFSFEGHNLLLVGFWMLVFLSTSNAVNLTDGLDGLATVPSICVLVSLSVFIYVVGNAEFSKYLLYPKVSHSGEVMVVAMALVGALLGFLWFNSFPAEVFMGDSGSLSIGGFIAYMAILTNNEILLILMGSVFVLEAGSVILQVTSYKTRKKRIFRMAPLHHHFESKGWPENKIILRFWIIALLSNIVALLSLKVR from the coding sequence ATGCTCTACTACCTCTACCCTCTTTTGCACATTAATTTATTTCAGTATTTGACTTTCCGCTCAGGGATGGCGTTTTTTTTAAGTTTCTTTGGCTGTGTCTTTGTGATGCCTAAATTCATCGCATGGGCAAAGGCAAAAAAAGCAAACCAACCCATATCGGTTTATATCCCCCACCAAAACAAGCAAAACACCCCCACCATGGGCGGAGTGGTCTTTATAGCCACCACTTTAGTGGCTGCGCTTTTAACCGCTCGGCTTGACAATCTCTTCGTGCTTTTAGGGCTTTTTACCCTTGTGGGCTTTGGGCTCATCGGGGTGCAAGATGACTACACCAAAATCAGCCGCAAGAGCAATGCCGGCGTGACCTCGCGCTATAAATTTGGCATGTTAGCTTTGCTTGCTTTTTTTATTACCCTCGCCCTCTTAGGGCTCATGCAAAACAAAGACCTTTACTTCCCCTTTTTAAAACACCCCATTTTTTCTTTTGAAGGGCATAATCTCTTGCTTGTGGGCTTTTGGATGTTGGTGTTCCTCTCCACCTCTAATGCCGTGAATTTGACAGACGGGCTAGACGGGCTAGCCACGGTGCCGAGCATTTGCGTGCTTGTGAGCCTTAGCGTGTTTATTTATGTCGTGGGCAATGCCGAGTTTAGTAAATACCTACTCTATCCAAAGGTGAGCCACAGCGGAGAGGTCATGGTCGTGGCGATGGCTTTAGTGGGCGCGCTCTTAGGGTTTTTATGGTTTAACTCCTTTCCGGCAGAGGTGTTTATGGGCGATAGTGGGAGCTTAAGCATTGGGGGGTTCATCGCCTACATGGCAATCCTTACAAACAATGAAATCCTTTTAATTTTAATGGGCTCTGTCTTTGTGCTTGAGGCAGGTTCGGTGATTTTACAGGTTACCAGCTACAAGACCCGCAAAAAGCGCATTTTCCGCATGGCACCTTTGCACCACCATTTTGAATCCAAGGGCTGGCCCGAGAATAAAATCATTTTGCGCTTTTGGATCATCGCCCTTTTGAGTAATATCGTGGCTCTGCTTAGTTTAAAAGTGCGCTAA
- a CDS encoding YigZ family protein, protein MQSLLNAPTSKHQIKGSIFLGFLVPMHAFSPTLKQLQQEHFKARHIVYAYRYLEDNTLKEALHEDREPRNSTKPLLDMLRREDLINVAIFVVRYFGGVLLGVGGLMKAYGLALELCLEQAKCEPFIVPIHICEWVGLNALEALRARGLKYGVQVVVKETQSTGAWVDLIGAPHLLEKALGH, encoded by the coding sequence ATGCAAAGCCTATTAAACGCCCCCACTTCCAAACACCAAATCAAAGGCTCGATCTTTTTAGGCTTTCTCGTGCCCATGCACGCCTTTAGCCCCACTTTAAAGCAACTGCAACAAGAACACTTCAAAGCCCGCCACATCGTTTACGCCTACCGCTATTTAGAGGACAACACCCTAAAAGAAGCCTTGCACGAGGATAGAGAACCAAGAAACAGCACCAAACCCCTATTGGACATGCTGCGCCGTGAGGATTTGATCAATGTGGCGATCTTCGTGGTGCGCTACTTTGGGGGGGTGCTTTTAGGCGTGGGCGGGCTGATGAAAGCCTATGGGCTGGCTTTAGAGCTTTGCTTAGAGCAAGCCAAATGCGAGCCCTTCATCGTGCCGATACACATTTGCGAATGGGTGGGCTTAAATGCCCTAGAGGCTCTAAGGGCAAGGGGGCTAAAGTATGGCGTGCAGGTGGTGGTGAAGGAAACCCAAAGCACGGGGGCGTGGGTGGATTTGATCGGCGCACCCCATCTTTTAGAAAAGGCACTAGGACATTGA